The segment GGCGACAACATCTACGAGGCCGGCCCCAAGGGACCCGACGACCGCCAGTTCCAGACCAAGTTCGAGAAACCCAACGCGGGCCTGGACTTCCCGTGGCTGATGACGCTCGGCAACCACGACAACACCGCGATCTTCCCCGGCGACGGCGGCTGGCTGCTCCGCGGAGACGCCGAGGTGGCCTATCACCGCAGGTCCAAGCGCTGGTACATGCCGGCCCGCTACTACGCGGTCTCGCTGGGCTTGGCCGACGTCTTCGTCCTCGACATCAACCCGCTGGCCGCCTACATCCCGCCCTTCCTCTCCCCCGAGTGGCAGCCGGGCGGGCACTACATGACGCGGCAGGCGCAGTGGCTCGACCAGGGGCTGCGCACGTCGACCGCACCGTGGAAGATCGTCTGCACCCACCACCCGTACGCCAACAACGGCCCGCACGGCCCGGCGGGCGACTTCGACGGCCTGCCCGCACCGTTGAACGGGGTGGAGATGAAGAAGTTCATCGAGAAGCACGTGGCCGGACGCGCCCACTTCCTGTTCTCCGGTCACGACCACAGCCAGCAGGTCCTGGAGAATGTGAGCGGCTTGAAGGGCACCCGTCAGATCGTGTCCGGGGCTGCGGCGAAGTCGGTGAACGGCAAGTCCGCCAAGCGGTTCCGCGCGAAGTACGAGAACTACACCGACCGCGGCTTCATGACCCTGAACATCACGCCGTCGGCCCTCACGCTGAACGCCTACGAGGTGGCGGCCAACCGCACCACGTCGCACCGCGCGTTCACGACGACGTACCGCCGCTGACCGCGTCCGACGGTTCCGGTGATGCGGTGGCGGGCCGCCATCGCATCACCGCGACGCCCCAGAACGCGAGCCACACGCTCATGCCGCCGACCTGGATCCGCTGCGCCAGCCCCAGTCGGTAGTCGCCGTCGAGCCGGTCGGCGCCCAGCATCCAGAGGGTGGCCAGCACGACGATGACGAAGACCAGTCCGCCGCCGAACCGGAGCCACGGCCAGTCCCGTCGACGCCAGGCCGCCAGGGAGGCCGCACCCATCGCGAAGAAGATGCCGAACACGGCAAGCGAGCTCGTGAGCGCGTGGAAGTGGTGCAGCTGCGGGAGCAGGCCGCGCGATTCGCTCGGGCACCCGGGATCTCGGCCGGCGAGGCATTCGATGGGCATCAGCGCATCGGCGATGGTCGACGCCCCGAACACGGCGATCGCGACGGCCGCGGTGATCGAGAACCGATTCCGCACCAGCATCGGTGGCATCAGCAGTCCAGCGGCCGCGAGCAGGGCAAACGTGCCGGTGAGGACGTCCCCGGCCACGTAGACGTTGCGATGCGGCATGTGGCCGCTGGCGAGTTCGGAGAGGAACGACCGCATCGGGTCGAGCCCGGAGTGCAGGAAGTAGTCGAGCACCCAGGATGAATAGCAGACCCCCGCGAGCAGCAGAAGCAGCCCGATCAGCGTCGTTCTGACGCGTTGCCCTCGCACTCGTTCGACAGTACTCAACGGAGCCGCTTCGCCGCGGACGCATCACCGCCGAGCGGAACCTTGATTCGACCATCGGCAGTCTCCGGCGGCGTCATCACGCGATCTGCGGAACGTGTACGCCCGGGACGGGGAACCCGATTCCAGGTGCCCGCCCGAACGACGCGCGTACGAGCCAGACCAACCAGTCCATGCTGACCGCCGTCCTCAAGGCCCTGGTGGACCGAGACTCGCTGCGCGGCGAGCGGCACGACGAGCGGCGGCGGCGCCGTCATGAATCAGGCCCACGATCCTGCGCCTATTCGTCTCTGCGCGCTCCTCGGCTCGTCACCGGCACCACTTCGATTGCCTCAGCAGCCAAACCTGCACCGCACCGGTCGCAGACGAGCCGGGCGGCGAAGTCGTGATCCAAATGCTGCCAGTTCATCGCCGGCCCGTCTGCGTCGGCGAACCAGTGATCGGACCACAGCAGGGTCAGCGCGACAACCGGGAAGAAGGCCGCCCCCTTGGAGGTCAGACGGTATTCGGACCGCCCACTCCCCCTCTTCGCCGTTTCGACGAAACCCTGTTCCACCAGGACCCGCAGACGCTCGGCGAGCACATTCGGCGGGATCCGCAACGCGGACTCGAAATCGGCATAACGGCGGATTCCTTGAAAAACGGCGCCGACCACCACCGCCGACCAACGATTGCCGAACACCGTCATCGTCGACGGGAACTCCTCTGGGGTGCGTGGGGCACTGGCGCGGCGACGCGTTCCAGTATGAGGCAGGGAGCGGGCCCAGCCACCAGCCGGACCCCAGATCGCGCGCACGGTACTGAGCTCAGCAGGCTCACCGCACGTCGCACACATCATCCTCGGCCGAAACTCCCTATTGCACAACGCATGTCGCCGCAAGGGCAGCGCGACGGCACGCTCACCGCCCCACGTTCTCTCCCAGTCCCAGATCGCCAGCAGGATCGGCCAGGTCGCCGCACCGCGCGCGGTGAGAATGTACTCAGCCCGAATCGGATTGTCCTGATAGATCCGCCGGGCCAGCAGGCCGGCCTCGGACAGCAAGGTCAGCCGTGTCGTGAGGCTGGCCGCAGAGATCGCCAACTCAGCTTGAAACTGGCTGAAGCGGGTAGCGCCGAGGTGGGCCGCCCGGAGCAGGTGCAGCGACCACTCATCCCCGAGCACCCCCAGCCCCCGCGCGATCGCATTGGGCTCGGCCAGCCCCGGCGGCCCGGGACGCACCGCATCGTTGACGGAGATCTTCATGCCAGTCAGCCTAGTGCCCAGCCGCTTCAGCGCCGCGGCGTCGCACTCATGCCCGCTCCAGGACCACCGCGCTGCCGAGCCCGGCCGCGCCACTGACCGCGGCCACGCCCCGTTTGCCACCCCGTCGCTCTAGTTCAGTCAGGCATCCGCCGATCATGATCGCCCCGGTCGCACCGAATGCATGGCCCATGGCCAGGGTTCCTCCGTTGGGGTTCATCCGGTCATCGCCGCCATCGGCGTCGATCTTCAGATCTCGTTCGAAGCGAAGACACAGCGCCGCGAAGGCCTCGGCGAACTCAAAGCAATCCACCCCGTCGGCGGTGACGTCGAGGCGTTCCAGTGCGGCCTCCACCGCGTCCTGACCGGCGGTCAGCATCTGCACCGGATGGCCGGCAGTAGCCACGCTGGCCGCGATCCGGGCTCGCGGCGTCAGCCCGGCGCGCTCCCCCGCCTCCCTCGTGCCGACGACCAGCAGCGCCGCGCCATCGGCCATAGCCGGCGAGGTCCCGCGGGTGTGGCGGTGCTCGATCTGCGACAGCTCGGGGAACGCGCGCAGCGCGATGGCATCCTGCCCCTGCGCTCCGAGGTCGGCGAAGGCCAGCGGTTGCGCGGCCTGGACAGCGGCGGTGGTATCCGGACGGATCAATTCGTCCGCCGCCATCGGATCGGCACCGTCGCGGGCGACTGGGATCACCTCGTCGTCGAACCTCCCGGCCGCCCACGCGCGCGCCGCCCGCTGCTGGGACCGCACCCCGTACTCGTCGAGTTGCTCGCGCTCGAACCCCTCCAGGGTGGCGTTGAGATCGGCCGCGACGCCCATGTGGATCGACCCGACATCGGCGATGGTCTCCGGGTCGGTCCACAGCGGGCCGCCATCGGAGAAGATCGGCACCCGCGATACCGTCTCCACCCCACCGGCGACCACGAGCCCCGCGTCCCCGGCCTTCACCCGAGCCGCGGCGATGGCGACCGCATCGATCCCCGAGGCGCAGAAGCGGTTCACCATCATCCCCGGCACGTGGTGGCCCCAGCCCGCCCGCAGCGCAGCGACACGCGCCGGATTGGCCCCCTGCTCGTTCAGCTGGGAAGCGCAGCCGACGATCACATCCGACACCTCACCCGGGTCGACACCGCGCTCCCGCAACGCCCGCATCAGCTGGATGAGCAGGTCGGTAGCGGTCTGTCCGTGCAGTCCACCGTTGGGCGAGGCCTTCCCTCGCGGGGTACGCACATAGTCGAAGATCCACGCGCCGTTCGCGGCGGACGGACTTATCACTTTCACTCCTCGATCGAAAGAGCCAACTATATTTGACAGAGTCACTCTGATAGTTATAGTGACATACATCATCCATGATTCGCATCCTCCCTGCTAAGGAGCCCGCACGAGATGACTACTTCCTCCGTCTGGATGCTGGGCGGCTACCAGACCGACTTCGCCCGGAACCTGCACCGAGAGGGGCTCGACTTCGCCGATCTCACCGCTGAAGCGGTGACCCAGACCTGCGCAGCCGCTGGCGTCCCCGCGTCCGAGATCGGCGTGGTCCACATCGGCAACGCGTTCGGTCAGCTGTTCACCGGGCAGGGCCACCTCGGCGCCATGCCCGCCACGGTCTGCCCCGACCTGTGGGGCGTGCCCGCCACCCGGCACGAGGCTGCCTGCGCATCCGGCGGCACCGCGGTGCTCGCCGCCATGGCCGACCTGCGCGCCGGCAACTACGACGTCGCCCTGGTTCTCGGCGTTGAGTTGGAGAAGACCGTCTCCGGAGATCAAGCCGCCGCCTACCTGGGCGCCGCAGCGTGGGTCGGACACGAGGGACAGGACGCCACCTACATGTGGCCCTACATGTTCGCCGAGATGGCCGAGGAGTACGACCGCCGATACGGCATCGACGATAAGCACCTGCGCCGGATCGCCGAAGTCAACTTCGGCAACGCCCGACTCAACCCCAATGCGCAGACGCGCGACTGGACCAATCTGGTCTTTGAGGCCGATGACACCGCCAACCCGATTGTCGAAGGCCGGTTGCGACGCACGGACTGCAGTCAGATCACCGACGGCGCCGCCGGCGTGATCTTGGTCAGCGACCGCTACCGCCGCGAGCACCCCGACGTCACGCCGTGGACCGAGATCACCGGATGGGGTCACGCGAGCGCCGGACTATCGCTGACGAGCAAGTTCGAGGCCAGCCGCGACGACGAATACGTACTGCCCCACCTGCGCCAGACGATCACCGACGCCCTCGGCCGCGCCCGCGTCGACCTCGACGACCTCGACGGCGTGGAGGTCCACGACTGCTTCTCGATGAGCGAGTACCTCGTCATCGACCACCTCGGACTCACCGCGCCCGGCCAGTCGTGGGAGGCGATCGAGACCGGGACCATCGAACGCGACGGCCGACTTCCGATCAACCCCAGCGGCGGATTGATCGGCGGCGGCCATCCGGTCGGCGCAAGCGGGGTCCGGATGCTGCTCGACGCCGCCTCGCAGGTGTCCGGACGGGCTGGCGACCTGCAGGTCGACGGCGCCACCACCTTCGGGACGGTCAACTTCGGCGGCAGCACGGCCACCTGCGTCGCCCTCGTGTGCACCACGGTCGACGACTAAACCCGCTCACCCCCAGAACCCAACCCCCTATCCAGCAGAGGATTAACGATGGTTACCAGCGTGGACGTCGTGGAGCGGATGCTCAGCACCCTCCCCGACGATGACGATCATCCCTACCGCAGCGGCCCCTGGCGCCCCCAGCAGCGGGAGTGGAACGCCGACGACCTTGAGGTCGTCGCCGGCCGCATCCCCCACGACCTCGACGGCGTGTACCTGCGCAATACCGAGAACCCGCTGCACCAGCCGATTCAGCACTACCATCCGTTCGACGGCGACGGGATGGTCCACATCGTCGGATTCCGCGACGGCACCGCGTTCTACCGCAACCGCTTCGTCCGTACCGACGGCCTGGCGGCCGAGCAACAGGCCGGGCGCTCGCTGTGGGCCGGTATCGCCGAGTCGCCAACGATCTCCGACCGCACCGACGGCGTTGGCGCACGCCGGTTCTTGAAGGATTCCTCGAGCACCGACGTCACCGTCTTCCGCGGCGAGGCTCTGACGAGTTTCTACCAGTGCGGCGACCTCTACCGGATGGACCCGCTGACCGGTCGGGCGCTGGGCAAGGCGGACTTCAACGGCGGATTCCCCTCGGCGCTCGGCGTATCAGCGCACCCGAAGAACGACGACCGGACCGGTGAGCTCCTGTTCTTCAACTACGGCAAGGACGCGCCGTACATGCACTACGGCGTCGTCGACGCCGACAACGACGTGGTCCACTACACACCCATCGAGCTCCCCGGGCCGCGGCTGCCGCACGATATGGCGTACACCGAGAACTACGCGATCTTCAACGACTTCCCCCTCTTCTGGGATGCCGATCTGCTCCGGGCCGGGCATCATGTGCCGCGTCTGCACGACCTCCCGTCGCGCTTCGGCATCCTTCCCCGACGGGGCGACGCGTCCCAGATCCGCTGGTTCGAAGCTGATCCGACCTACGTCCTCCACTTCGTCAACGCCTTCGAGGACGGCGACGAGGTCGTGCTCGACGGGTTCTTCCAGCACGACCCCGACCCCGGTCCGCTGCCCGAAGACGCCGGACTTCCCCCCTCTCTCCGCCCCTTCCGCTTCCTGGCACTCAACCGGATGCAGACGCGGCTGCACCGCTGGCGGTTCAATCTGGTCACCGGCGCCACCACCGAGACGTCGTTGACCGACACGATCAGCGAATTCGGCATGATGAACGCCGATTACACCACCACCGACTACCGCTATGCGTACGCTGCCACCGGCAAGCCCAACTGGTTCCTGTTCGACGGCCTGGTTCGTCACGACCTGCACACCGGAGCCGAAGAGCACTACGCCTTCGGGGAAGGCGTCTTCGCCAGCGAAACGAGTGTGGCACCCAAGGTCGGCGCCACCGGCGAAGACGACGCCTATCTGGTGACCATCACGACCGATCTGAACGCCGACGCCTCCTTCTGCGTCATCTTCGACGCGGCCCGGGTTGCCGACGGACCGATCTGCCAGGTCCGCCTGCCCGAACGGGTGTCCTCCGGCACCCACTCGACCTGGGCGCCGGGTTCGCAGTTGCGACGATGGCGCACCGCCGAACGCGCCGCCGATGGCGTGGAGGTATGAGATGCGCGAAATCCTGAACCGACTGCGCCTGCCCGTCGTCGCAGCGCCGATGTTCCTGGTCTCCGGGCCTGAACTGGTGATCGCCGCGGGCCGCGCCGGCATCATAGGCGCGTTCCCGACTCAGAATTGCCGCAACGCCGACGATCTCGACCACTGGTTGGCGACCATCAGCGCCGATCTCACCGACGCCGACGGCACGACGCTGCCGTGGGCAGTGAACCTGGTGACCCACCGGACCAACGCGCGACTGGCCGAGGATCTGGTCTTGGTGGAGCGCTACCGGCCGCCCCTGGTGGTGACCGCACTCGGCTCACCTGAACCGGTCCTCGATACCGTCCACGGCTACGGCGGGGCGGTCATCGCCGATGTCGCCGATCTGCCGATGGCCCGAAAGGCGGTTGCGGTCGGCGCTGACGGACTAGCCTGCATCAGTGCCGGCGCCGGTGGCCACACCGGCTCCCTGTCGCCGTTCGCCTTCACCGCCGCGGTACGGGAGTTCTTCGACGGTCTGCTCGTCGTCGGCGGCGGCATCGCCGACGGCAACGGGGTCGCCGGTGCCATCGCAGCCGGCGCCGACCTCGTCTACGTGGGCACTCGGTTCCTCGCCGCACAGGAGAGTCTCGCCGTGGCCGATTACAAGGAGATGGTCGTCGACAGCGACATCGACGATCTCATCGTCAGCGCCGGAATCACCGGCACCCCGGCGTCGTGGCTGCGCCCCAGCCTTGCGGCGAACGGCATCGA is part of the Gordonia phthalatica genome and harbors:
- a CDS encoding metallophosphoesterase → MSDNSPQKPARGLDRRSFLAGAAAVGTAAGLGSLGTGTASAAQRYPLPARSDALHLLVTGDAGTGEKPQYAVTDAALAIHNTKPFDAAFGLGDNIYEAGPKGPDDRQFQTKFEKPNAGLDFPWLMTLGNHDNTAIFPGDGGWLLRGDAEVAYHRRSKRWYMPARYYAVSLGLADVFVLDINPLAAYIPPFLSPEWQPGGHYMTRQAQWLDQGLRTSTAPWKIVCTHHPYANNGPHGPAGDFDGLPAPLNGVEMKKFIEKHVAGRAHFLFSGHDHSQQVLENVSGLKGTRQIVSGAAAKSVNGKSAKRFRAKYENYTDRGFMTLNITPSALTLNAYEVAANRTTSHRAFTTTYRR
- a CDS encoding DUF998 domain-containing protein yields the protein MRGQRVRTTLIGLLLLLAGVCYSSWVLDYFLHSGLDPMRSFLSELASGHMPHRNVYVAGDVLTGTFALLAAAGLLMPPMLVRNRFSITAAVAIAVFGASTIADALMPIECLAGRDPGCPSESRGLLPQLHHFHALTSSLAVFGIFFAMGAASLAAWRRRDWPWLRFGGGLVFVIVVLATLWMLGADRLDGDYRLGLAQRIQVGGMSVWLAFWGVAVMRWRPATASPEPSDAVSGGTSS
- a CDS encoding winged helix-turn-helix transcriptional regulator, translated to MKISVNDAVRPGPPGLAEPNAIARGLGVLGDEWSLHLLRAAHLGATRFSQFQAELAISAASLTTRLTLLSEAGLLARRIYQDNPIRAEYILTARGAATWPILLAIWDWERTWGGERAVALPLRRHALCNREFRPRMMCATCGEPAELSTVRAIWGPAGGWARSLPHTGTRRRASAPRTPEEFPSTMTVFGNRWSAVVVGAVFQGIRRYADFESALRIPPNVLAERLRVLVEQGFVETAKRGSGRSEYRLTSKGAAFFPVVALTLLWSDHWFADADGPAMNWQHLDHDFAARLVCDRCGAGLAAEAIEVVPVTSRGARRDE
- a CDS encoding acetyl-CoA C-acyltransferase, translating into MISPSAANGAWIFDYVRTPRGKASPNGGLHGQTATDLLIQLMRALRERGVDPGEVSDVIVGCASQLNEQGANPARVAALRAGWGHHVPGMMVNRFCASGIDAVAIAAARVKAGDAGLVVAGGVETVSRVPIFSDGGPLWTDPETIADVGSIHMGVAADLNATLEGFEREQLDEYGVRSQQRAARAWAAGRFDDEVIPVARDGADPMAADELIRPDTTAAVQAAQPLAFADLGAQGQDAIALRAFPELSQIEHRHTRGTSPAMADGAALLVVGTREAGERAGLTPRARIAASVATAGHPVQMLTAGQDAVEAALERLDVTADGVDCFEFAEAFAALCLRFERDLKIDADGGDDRMNPNGGTLAMGHAFGATGAIMIGGCLTELERRGGKRGVAAVSGAAGLGSAVVLERA
- a CDS encoding acetyl-CoA acetyltransferase, encoding MTTSSVWMLGGYQTDFARNLHREGLDFADLTAEAVTQTCAAAGVPASEIGVVHIGNAFGQLFTGQGHLGAMPATVCPDLWGVPATRHEAACASGGTAVLAAMADLRAGNYDVALVLGVELEKTVSGDQAAAYLGAAAWVGHEGQDATYMWPYMFAEMAEEYDRRYGIDDKHLRRIAEVNFGNARLNPNAQTRDWTNLVFEADDTANPIVEGRLRRTDCSQITDGAAGVILVSDRYRREHPDVTPWTEITGWGHASAGLSLTSKFEASRDDEYVLPHLRQTITDALGRARVDLDDLDGVEVHDCFSMSEYLVIDHLGLTAPGQSWEAIETGTIERDGRLPINPSGGLIGGGHPVGASGVRMLLDAASQVSGRAGDLQVDGATTFGTVNFGGSTATCVALVCTTVDD
- a CDS encoding carotenoid oxygenase family protein; this encodes MVTSVDVVERMLSTLPDDDDHPYRSGPWRPQQREWNADDLEVVAGRIPHDLDGVYLRNTENPLHQPIQHYHPFDGDGMVHIVGFRDGTAFYRNRFVRTDGLAAEQQAGRSLWAGIAESPTISDRTDGVGARRFLKDSSSTDVTVFRGEALTSFYQCGDLYRMDPLTGRALGKADFNGGFPSALGVSAHPKNDDRTGELLFFNYGKDAPYMHYGVVDADNDVVHYTPIELPGPRLPHDMAYTENYAIFNDFPLFWDADLLRAGHHVPRLHDLPSRFGILPRRGDASQIRWFEADPTYVLHFVNAFEDGDEVVLDGFFQHDPDPGPLPEDAGLPPSLRPFRFLALNRMQTRLHRWRFNLVTGATTETSLTDTISEFGMMNADYTTTDYRYAYAATGKPNWFLFDGLVRHDLHTGAEEHYAFGEGVFASETSVAPKVGATGEDDAYLVTITTDLNADASFCVIFDAARVADGPICQVRLPERVSSGTHSTWAPGSQLRRWRTAERAADGVEV
- a CDS encoding NAD(P)H-dependent flavin oxidoreductase codes for the protein MREILNRLRLPVVAAPMFLVSGPELVIAAGRAGIIGAFPTQNCRNADDLDHWLATISADLTDADGTTLPWAVNLVTHRTNARLAEDLVLVERYRPPLVVTALGSPEPVLDTVHGYGGAVIADVADLPMARKAVAVGADGLACISAGAGGHTGSLSPFAFTAAVREFFDGLLVVGGGIADGNGVAGAIAAGADLVYVGTRFLAAQESLAVADYKEMVVDSDIDDLIVSAGITGTPASWLRPSLAANGIDPDTLDDQQPDRNYQAGGDAVRRWKDLWAAGQGVGAITAISPVADIVDDLAIQYRLAARRLDHARSLDDHHSLEGAAHA